A portion of the Stegostoma tigrinum isolate sSteTig4 chromosome 44, sSteTig4.hap1, whole genome shotgun sequence genome contains these proteins:
- the LOC132207098 gene encoding histone H3 translates to MARTKQTARKSTGGKAPRKQLATKAARKSAPATGGVKKPHRYRPGTVALREIRRYQKSTELLIRKLPFQRLVREIAQDFKTDLRFQSSAVMALQEASEAYLVGLFEDTNLCAIHAKRVTIMPKDIQLARRIRGERA, encoded by the coding sequence atggccagaaccaagcagacagcgcgcaaatccaccggagggaaagctccccgcaagcagctggcgaccaaagcggcccgcaagagcgctccggccacgggcggagtgaaaaagcctcatcgctacaggcccggcacggtggctctgcgggagatccgccgctaccagaaatccaccgagctgctgatccgcaaactgccgttccagcgcctggtgcgggagatcgctcaggacttcaagaccgacctgcgcttccagagctcggccgtgatggccctgcaggaggccagcgAGGCTTACCTGGTGGGGCTGTTTGAGGACACCAACCTGTGTGCCATCCACGCGAAGCGGGTCACCATCATGCCCAAAGACATCCAGCTGGCCCGCCGGATCCGCGGGGAGCGCGCCTAA
- the LOC132206941 gene encoding late histone H2A.2.2-like — MSGRGKGSGGKARSKAKSRSSRAGLQFPVGRVHRLLRKGNYAERVGAGAPVYLAAVLEYLTAEILELAGNAARDNKKTRIIPRHLQLAVRNDEELNKLLGGVTIAQGGVLPNIQAVLLPKKTAAGGSAKK; from the coding sequence ATGTCTGGGAGAGGAAAGGGCAGTGGAGGGAAAGCTCGCTCGAAGGCCAAGTCCCGGTCGTCCCGGGCTGGCCTGCAGTTCCCGGTGGGCCGTGTTCacaggctcctgagaaagggtaactatgctgagcgtgtgggtgccggagcgccggtctatctggctgcggtgctcgagtacctgacggctgaaatcctcgagctggccggtaacgcggcccgggacaacaagaagacccgcatcatccccaggcacctccagctggccgtgcgcaacgacgaggagctcaacaagctgctgggaggggtgaccatcgctcagggcggggtgctgcctaatatccaggctgtgctgctgcccaagaaaaccgcTGCAGGGGGCTCCGCTAAAAAGTGA
- the LOC132207096 gene encoding histone H4, with protein sequence MSGRGKGGKGLGKGGAKRHRKVLRDNIQGITKPAIRRLARRGGVKRISGLIYEETRGVLKVFLENVIRDAVTYTEHAKRKTVTAMDVVYALKRQGRTLYGFGG encoded by the coding sequence ATGTCTGGGCGAGGCAAAGGAGGCAAAGGCCTGGGAAAAGGCGGGGCGAAGCGGCACCGCAAAGTGCTCCGTGATAACATCCAGGGCATCACGAAACCAGCCATCCGGCGCCTGGCTCGTCGTGGCGGGGTCAAGCGCATCTCGGGCTTGATCTACGAGGAGACCCGCGGGGTGCTGAAGGTTTTCCTGGAGAATGTGATCAGGGATGCGGTGACCTACACTGAGCACGCCAAGCGCAAGACGGTCACTGCCATGGACGTGGTGTACGCTCTGAAACGCCAGGGCCGCACTCTCTATGGATTCGGCGGCTGA